A window of Acidimicrobiales bacterium genomic DNA:
GACTCTCACGTATCTGGTCGACGGGTACTACAACCCGGCGGACGAGCTGGGGGTGGCCTGGGACGACCCTGAGATCGGCGCCGACTGGGGGGTGAGCGCCCCTGTCGTCTCCGAACGGGACCGGGCCAACCCCCGCCGCTCGGACCTCCCGGCCGGGCTGCGGCCGACCCTGGGGTTACGCGCATGAGCGGCTCCGGCGCGCTGGGCGTCTAGGCTGCTGCGAGGGACTGGCGGGTCTCTCCTTGGGCCCGGCGGTCTGTGACACACGCAGTGTCCGATTATTGGGTTCAATGGAGTCTCGTGTACGGGAACGGGAATGACATCCCGCAGGGGTCGCGGACCCCCCGTCGGGAAAGGTGGGCACTAGGACAATGAGCGTCTTGCTGCTCGTCGTGGTCCTGCTCGTCGTAGCCATCGTGCTGTCCCGTCTGACCTGGGTGTCCCTGGGAGAGCGGCGGTCGATCAAGCACCACGAGCAGGCGATGGACGTGCTGCGGTCGGTAGCCGGGCGCCCCCTAGGGTCGGAGCACGCTGAGGTCGGGGCGGACGGCAGCGCGCACGTCAAGTCATCGGTCGACGACCGCTCGGGCTTCCCCGCGCCAGCCCCGCCGGCCCGCGAGGCGGTCAGGGCCGTCCCCGAGGCGACGGTGCAGCGCGAGGAGACCATCCGGATCCTCAGGGCCGAGCCGACCGGGGCGACCCTGCCTGCGCCGCCTCCGCCACCCGTCCAGCCCGTCGGCTCCGAGCCCGCCGACGAGCCTGTGGGCGTCGACGCGCGCCGGGGCGCGGGAGGATCGGGACCGTCGTGGGAGCCTGCCCACTCACTTCAGAGCCCATCGGACGGCGACGCAGAGACGGCAAAGCCGGCCTTCGTGTTCATCGCCGACGACACCGGCCAAGCCGGTCCCGTCACGGTGCCACCGAGCGTCGCCGAATCCGTCCGCAGCGGCGCCCGCGGACGGTGGGGCAATGGCGACGGACACGGCAACGGCGACCGCGGCACACCCGGTGGCTGGGGCAACGGTCGCCGGACGACCGGCGGAAACGGATGGGCCGACGGGGAACGCTTGGGGGAAGAGCCCGACACCGGGCCGACCACGCTGCCCAGGCCGCCGACGATCGGCGACCAGGACTGGTCCGCCTCCTCCAGGTCCGAGGCCCGGTCGCGTTCACGGGCGCGCACTCGATCCAGGCTGTGGGGCCGCGTGCTGGCGCCCGTGCATGCGACGGGACGGGTCGCCTCAGGGGCGCGCGGTCGGGTCGGGTCGGTTCGTCGCCCTGTCCCGCCCGCTGCCGACGCCAGACCCGACGACGGAGGGCTCACCGCGGTTCGCGACGAGCCGACGGACGAGGACATGAAGGTCATGACGGCCGATGGCACAGCGGTCACGACCGCCCCCGGTCCCGCGGTGGAGACGACCGAAGGCGAGACGCCGCCCTCGGACTCCGGCCAGGCCGAACAGCCCGGGCTGCCGTTCGTCCAGCGGGCCAGACGAGGGCCGCGGTTCGGTCTCGCCGCCGGCTTGGCGGCGATCGTGGTGGTCGCCTGTGTCGTCGCCGGCGTCCTGATCGCCACCATGTCCAGCTCGTCCAACAAGGCTCCCCAGAGCCGCCAGGCGAGGCCGCCGGCGAGCGCGGCGCCAGCACCGCCGCCGTCGCCGTTGACGCTGGTCTCGCACGACGACCAGGGCGCGGTGTACAACGTCAACGCCAGTCAGGTCTCGTTGTCGGCCGTGGCCACCGGGCGGGTCTGGATGGAGGTCGTCTCCGGGACGGGACCGTTCGGCCAGGTGCTCT
This region includes:
- a CDS encoding DUF4115 domain-containing protein, translated to MSVLLLVVVLLVVAIVLSRLTWVSLGERRSIKHHEQAMDVLRSVAGRPLGSEHAEVGADGSAHVKSSVDDRSGFPAPAPPAREAVRAVPEATVQREETIRILRAEPTGATLPAPPPPPVQPVGSEPADEPVGVDARRGAGGSGPSWEPAHSLQSPSDGDAETAKPAFVFIADDTGQAGPVTVPPSVAESVRSGARGRWGNGDGHGNGDRGTPGGWGNGRRTTGGNGWADGERLGEEPDTGPTTLPRPPTIGDQDWSASSRSEARSRSRARTRSRLWGRVLAPVHATGRVASGARGRVGSVRRPVPPAADARPDDGGLTAVRDEPTDEDMKVMTADGTAVTTAPGPAVETTEGETPPSDSGQAEQPGLPFVQRARRGPRFGLAAGLAAIVVVACVVAGVLIATMSSSSNKAPQSRQARPPASAAPAPPPSPLTLVSHDDQGAVYNVNASQVSLSAVATGRVWMEVVSGTGPFGQVLWQGLLTQGQSQTVTNNAPVWVRIGAASNVNVSINGGGVLLPQSATTYNLTFSQA